The genomic region TAGTGATTCACTCCTTTCATAACATGAGAATCATTTGAGTAGATGTTAAACAAATAGTAATTAATGGGGTGCAGGAAGCAAATGTTTGCCAGTTGATTCATATTCTTGTGAGGAAAATAAAAGCGGTGTCATTTTCTCGATTGTAAAAAGGCATTACTATGATTATACTGATGtggtttttatgtctttgtgtgtaGGAAGTTACTGAGGGAGCATCAGTTGGAGGCAGTGACCAAAGCCGCCCAGCAGGATGAGTTAGAGAGGAGACGACGGCTGGAGCTGAAGCGAAAGCAGGATTTCCCCTTACCACTGCTGCCTGAATACACAAGTGGTAAGAGCATGAAACACTTGACAAATACTGACTCTCCAACATGAGTTTATCATATCAGCCTGCAACACCATGCAACACCACCACTAACACCAAACACAACCTGCACACATGTGGACAGGATGTTTTATTTAACTCCGTCTTCATTCCTATCtgtcttcttgtctttgttgttttctcctcaCTCTCTTCATCTCATTTCTCTCCAGATAACGTGACAGAGCACGTGACCtcagcatcagcatcatcacAGCAACAAGTGAAGTCAGTCCAGCAGGAAGTGATCAGCTCAGACTGCAGCAGCACTGCAAGCATCGAGGACGACACCAAAACCGATGTACCCACATCAGCTACCACTCAGCACTCACTCAaaacaggtgagacacacacacacacacacacacacacacacacacacacacacacacacacacacacacacacacagatacagataaTTTAATATTATCTGAAACCTTTTTGCCATTGTTCCAAAAGGGAACTGCCCAAAAAaccattttaaaaacaggacatTCAGAATGGTGGATGTTTTAAACTCACTCTGTTGTCATTACCATgacttcttttattgtgtttgctttatttatgAAATGACTGAGCATCTTTACTTTCTAGTTCTGCTTGTGAGATTATTTCAAaggtgaaaacagtcaaataatctGACCAAAATGTGTTAAAGGATGTCAGTGAGGCCTTAAGAGCAAGAGAGTACAGAAGGATCAGACTGCAGTAAGTGTTTCTATCATGTGCCGTAAATATAAAGAAACGTTGAAAATCTGAATCAAGATTGGAGAAGCTTACTCGTCATTTTCTGCTGCACATAATGCTCTGCTTTAAAtccctctttaaatcaaagcatCCCAGAATCTGCAGCTGATGTAAAATACCCCAAACAAAATATAGCACAGCTCATTTGTCGTTAACCGTGCTGTATTTGAATCAGCCAACAATGCCCGAGGAGTTCAAAAGACCTGCCCGGCATTGAACTTCTCCAGCCCGGttcgacctttgacctctgcgTAAGTGGGCCAGTGTGTCAGAACGCTGCAGTGGGGGTCATGAAAGCAGATAGGAACACAGAGCTGTGAAGTTTATTTCTGACTCATCATCCAGCTGTATGTTCAGCAGCACTAGGTGAGCCTGAAATACACCAGCAGCTGATTCTTCAAATGCCGAAACAGCACGACGTGAGCTTCAGGACAACGTGTGAAGAGCTCTCTGTCTCATGTCAGACATTTAGACACTACTCCAAATTTGAGTTCCTGTTTTGGAAATTGAGAATCAGTTCAGGAGTTTTCACATTATGTTCATGGTTCATTTTCCTGATGTCTGACTCAGCATCATGGCTGGCTTCAGTTTTTAGATTACAGCACCGTTCAGAtatataatgaaaaaataaaataaacttttataaataaattaaatatatgaatatgTAAATATTTTGAAGTACACTTAACACTTTAAGTTCATTTAGAATGACTTTAACTTTGAGAAGATACACAGActggtagtttttttttacattcaagtCAAATGTCATTGAAGTAACTTTACTTTTACTTCAGTAGAGTAGTTCAGTGCTCTTTCCACTCCTCACTGAATCAGgtttaaaaagctgcagcaatacattttaatttaacaaactGAAGTTATAACTATCCCTGAAAGAACTATTGATGTTTGCACTTTTCCATCCAGCCAACgtttaaagaaatatatttaaatacatataGATGATCTTTACATTGAAACCTTCAAGCTGCCCAGTTCAACCACAAGCTTCAAACCCAGTACACCACTGCAAAGTCAAGATACAAATCTGTATCTACTGGCTATTGTCTCTGGGAGCATGCAGCTTTAGAAAGCCTTGTGACAGCCGTAAATTTATTAAATCACTAACTCTGTTTCAAATTGCTGTCTGACCCCAAAGGTCTGGAAATGTGTCACATGAAAGGCCGGATCAGTTTGTATCTCCAGGAAAAATTAGAGAGGATTGAGTAACGGCCGAATTAGAGGTTTTAACTGGAAAAGCCGAGACGGAGAAGATATGCAGACCGCTTTTTGATCTGAGGATGATTTGTGAGGGGTGATGTTTTTTGAGTTGTTTAGGGTTAAAGTAAAAATTTTAAAATAGACGTTCTATTACAGAAGCAGGTCATGTTAACTAAACTTGGTGATCACTAAAAGTTCACTGATTTATCTCAAAGAGGTACAGACGACACAACCCTCCAAACTTTTAAACACAGTTACTGAAATTTAAACAAGCGAGGTCAAAAGTGTTCTCAGTTCCCGttaagagggtgtgtgtgtgtgtgtgtgtgtgtgtgtgtgtgtgtgtgtgtgtgtgtgtgtgtgtgtgtgtgtgtgtgtgtgtgtgtgtgtgtgtgtgtgcttaaacTGCAGGGAGTTTTCGTAGATTAGCCGCCGTGTGCATCAGAATATTTAAAACCTCCACAGGGTACATGGTGTACTGTTCCCTCATTGCCCAGGCGCACAGACACACTTTCACGCAGCCCTTCAAACAGGATAAACAcacctgcaacacaaacacacgggCAGACAtttgtctgagagagagagagagagagagagagagagagagacatcacAGGGGCCAAATGAACTAAGACTGATAGTATGTAGATCTGGAAGCTTGTGAAGACAAAAAACCATTGAAGggcggagagagggagagacatgaAAGAGGGCGAGTGTATGTGTGGGGTAGATCAGAGCCGGCCTGTGGACCAATAAAGCTGGCTAATCCTGGTTATGAgccagaacacacacatatataaacacacacacacacaaacacacatgtaacgaatgcaaacacacaaactcactcCCAGTGGCACAGTGACATTTCTAGTTGGGGTTGCATAACCAGTCTCCCCCTCCACTCTAATCCTACTTGTATAACCAGCCATTCACTGCAGTTATATAAGCTCtctcgctctttctctctctctctctctctctccctccctctctgcgcacacacactaacacactgacacacactcacacacctctcctcctcccgtCATGCCCTCGTAGATTGCCAGCTTGTGTAACTTTCACCACTTGATACCATTGACATTGAAGTCCATTTTATCAGATATGGATTTCAgtctttccacacacacacacacacacacacacacacacacacacatacacatacaggaTGACGTTCATGTTTGATGTAACAACACAAAAGATGGGGTCGCTTCTCTTGAGTCAGATGTATAAAGGCCAATAAAGCTCCAGAAGTAATTGTTTCATGGGAGGAGCTCCAGCTCTTCCTCTCTAaattctttcttcatttttactttCTGCTCAGTTTGATGGTTTCAGAAAGTTAAGGGTCTTCTTTTAAAGGTGCTGAACTAACTTCTGAAAACTCTTATGAGTCTGAGAGAGTCTGAAAGGCTTTTAATTCAATTCAACCACCCCTCCTGAAGTCGCACATTAATGGTGTTTTTTGGTTTTACATTTGATAATATATACTTTTACCTTATTTGTGGTTCATGTCTTACTTTtctcaggacttttttttttttactgtttatttaGATTTGTCACAGCCTGACACACAGTTTCCACATTACTTACCATCTATATAATGAAAAAGAATAATACaagtaaagaaaaaattaaataaacatttctaaataaattacataaatacatatataataatgataataataataataataataataataataataataataataataataatgaatggtaaaaaatatgaataaaacataacCTAATGACAGGCTATTCAGGCAAGGGTCAGGGCCACCTGTACAACCACGCTCTATGCCGAGCTCTGCTACGTCATGCAGATCGCTTGGTTACATGTCCAAATGAATTCAAAATACTTTTCTCAGGACTTTAAGTTCATTTAAAAttactttaactttaaaaagctgctgcaatacattttaatttaacaaactGAAGTTAAAACTATCCctgaaataaatattgatgTTTGCACTTTTCCATCCGGCTAacttttaaagaaatatatttaaatgtatatagTTCATCTCCTGAAGTCTGTGAAACCTGTATAGGAGGTTTTGAGAACTTGTCTGGTATCTATGGAAAAGAGGGCcacggaaaaaaaaaaacttaaggtccaatatattttttttattattattatgagaaaagagtcagaattctgagattaaagtctgactttttctcagaattctgacttttttctcagaatattaataaatgataataattttttttttttttgagtggccctaatcctcttttgTAGGTATCACTTGTGGATTTCTTCTGATTTTGTGTGATAAACTACTTAAAAGCAAAAGATGTTTCTCTATCTGGAAAGGACCTCGTCTTGTTAAGGTGCTCAGGTATTTCAGTGTTCAATAACAAGAGtaaaattcaattcaaagtaaGTTTGGATAAAATACACTTAGTTTGtgagacaggactcagtctgatctcatcttaatccaccatgagcagagcactttgcagcatttagcaagttacagtggcaaggacaaacttcctttaacaggcagaaacctccagcaggaccagactcatgttagacagacatctgctgagaccgtgttggagagaggcatagagggagatgaagagagagatggacagtaGTAGTTTTAAACATTCCTACTTGTCCGTCTCATGAAATGACGTTGCTGACCTTCTGATGTGCTTCTGCACTTTCTGGAAACCAAATTTTCCCCCTTCGGCCCTCACCTCACTCGTCTTTCCCTCCGTGCAGATGTGATCGATCTGAGCTCAGGCGAAGACGAAGCTGTCGTCCACATCAGCAGCGAGTCCACCaacgaggaggagagcgagcCAAGCGGTGCGCACACCAACGACACCTTAAACCAGCCGGACAGCGAGGGCAGGGTGCTGGTCAACCTGAACCACCCGTCTACGGAGGAGGACATTTTCCTGTCGTCTCAGCTGGCACGATCCGTCAAGCCTCACCAGGTAATCATGTGACCTTCAGTTACAGcagaatctcatctctgcttccCACTCCATCTATCTGTATTTTGTCCACCACCTTTCCAACACTCCTTTAATCACTTCTTATTCTCCGTGTCTGTCTTTCCCTCCCTTCAGATCGGTGGAATCCGCTTCCTGTACGACAACCTGGTGGAGTCGGTGGAGCGCTTCAGTGGCAGCAGCGGGTTCGGCTGCATCCTCGCTCACAGCATGGGCTTGGGGAAAACGCTGCAGGTCATCTCCTTCATCGACATCCTTTTCAAACACACCAAGGCCCACACCGTGCTCGCCATCGTACCTGTAAGCAACCAAACACTCCGTTAATCAGCTGATTCCTTTCATTTCCAGCATGAACACAATCACCTCTGAGACTGAGGATTCACCGTCTCACTGTTTATGTCCTCTCAGGTGAACACTTTGCAGAACTGGCTGTCAGAGTTCAACACATGGATCCCTCCCTCAGAGGCGTTACCTCCAGATGCTGACCCCAAACTGGTGACGCCCCGGGCCTTTAAGGTCCACATCCTCAACGACGAACACAAGTGAGTACCAGGAGCAGAAGCCGAACCACCTGCTTTTTAGCATGTGTGGGACTCTTAGATTGACCAACAGAAGAGAAAGTGTTCAGtatcaaatgttctcctcagactctttccaaacagagcaagcctagaccgtactctatgttctattattaacaaagacccaacatcaagacaggatcagatccagtcccatcttacagacaggactcagtctgatctcatcttaatccaccatgagcagagcactttgcagcatttagcaagttacagtggcaaggacaaacttcctttaacaggcagaaacctccagcaggaccagactcatgttagacacacatctgctgagaccgtgttggagagagggatagagggagatgaagagagagagagagatgatagtagtagttataaagtttccttccatccatctcaTAACATTATGTCGCTGACCTTCTGATGTGCTTCTGCACTTGATCCCTATCTGGTAGTCCACTCCTTCTTCCATGTCTCCATCATCCTCTTGCTCAACAGCTGCTTCTGCTTGAAAGAATCTTGGACtcttgcgtgtgtgtgcgtgtgcgtgtgtgtgtgtgtgtctgcatgtgtgtgtgggatcaGGGTGGAAGGAATGCTGCATGATGAGTGTGCAATTTCATGGAACAACAGTGtctcagactgacacactaaCCTCATTACGCCCTCCATCAGTTATATACATGATGTTAGTGTCATTCTTAGAAATTAGAAAAATGTACACTCATTATTGTAAAGCTCCAGTCTTCTATAGTTGTTAGTGATTGATTGAATAAGTAGCAGAAATATGAGGATTACAGGGTTTGATTTAAACACCATTAATAGTAATGTTCTCTACAGAGCTGTTATTACATATTCCCCACCTTCTTGTCAAGTATATCCCACCACACTTTAAATGAAGGTGTTATGAATAAAATTTTATCCCATCACTGAGAGCAAATAGCTCCATCAAGgccttttatattttataaaactTATAAAttgaaggaggagggaggatgagTGTTTCAGTGTGTCGACCTTGAATGCCTTTTGTACAAGTTGCTGCATTCCTTTGTGCACAATGTGGATTTTTTTACAccacacatttaatttaaatgttatttattattggtttatttttatttgaatgtatttaaccaggaaaaccacattgagactaagaatctcttttacaactgtgtcctggccaagatcagcagcagcacgttccatcagagttacagacaaacaacacaggatTCTAAAAGATGACAACACATCATGGATTTCAGAATAAATGCCATCAGTCAAAGCTTCTACAAGCTGAAGCATCTTCCTtaagagccttcagtctgcttttaaaaacatttaaagagacaagctcactaaaaccaggctctcctgcagcaggttccaggctgcaggagcagaggatctaaaactctttttacccatttcaagacGCTCTCTGAGGACTGAAAAATGGATAGAATCACATAAATACGAGGGGAGCAAGTTAACAATCGCcttataaacaaggacatgcTGGGATGTAGTCTACGGGTAGACAATGCAGACCAGCCAACTCGAGCATACGGGGAGCAGTGATGAGTTAGAGATTTAAGACTTGtaatgaacctcagagctccatgATGAACGGTGTCCAGAGAGTGAATGCATTGAGCTGATGCATGCATATATAAAACATCACCATAAACAGATCATGTGATTTCACAGATTGAAAGTAAAGCAAATGTAAATTCAGTCACTCACTGTGTCCGATGTTTTCCAGGAACACAACGACCAGAGCCAAGGTGGTGGAGGACTGGGCGAGGGACGGAGGAGTTCTGCTGATGGGCTACGAGATGTACCGTCTGCTGTCCATGAAGAAGAGCTTCGTAGCtggaaggaagagaaagagcaaGAAAGCAGCCGGACCTGTGGTCATCGACCTGGATGAAGAGGACCGGCAGCAGGAGTTACTCAAAGGTGGGTCTGCTGAAGTGTCAAGGTGGAAAAGTGAGCGATgagcagaggagggaagaaGCTAAACATCATCTTTCAAAACACCTCCAGTTTACATTCTCTACCTGTCCCTTCCACCAGGTATCGAGAGAGCCTTGGCCCGGCCCGGCCCTGACGTGGTGATCTGTGATGAAGGCCATCGCATCAAGAACTGCCACGCCAGCACATCGCAGGCCCTGAAGAACATCCGGACCCGACGCAGGGTGGTCCTGACCGGATATCCGCTCCAGAACAACCTAATCGAGTACTGGTGCATGGTGGACTTTGTGCGACCCGACTTCCTAGGTATGACAATAGATGATTATTGTTACGATGATGTCAGGGGAGTCTTTCCAGTTAGTCAGCGagcttgttgtctttgtttcctgttctaGCTCTAATGAAACATCCCTCATGTGCTTCAGGTACACGGCAGGAGTTCAGTAACATGTTCGAGCGTCCCATTCTGAACGGGCAGTGTGTGGACAGCACGCCTCAGGACGTCCAGCTGATGAGGTACAGGAGCCACGTCCTGCACAGCCTGCTGGAGGGTTTCGTTCAGAGGTGAGGCCGCCGCCTTTGTTAACCCCACCCAAACAAAACTTGACCTTCATTAAACTCAACTGACCCTCTGCTCCGGGGACCTGATACTTTAATACTTCAATGAATACTGATTACATTCCATGTTTCTTCCAGACGAGGTCACGACGTCCTGAGGGACCAGCTGCCCTCCAAAGAGGAGCATGTGATCCTGGTGCGTCTGTCCCCCCTGCAGAGGGCGCTCTACACTGAGTTCATGAACCGCTTCAGGGAGGCAGGAAACACGGGCTGGCTCAGTCTGAACCCGCTGAAGGCTTTCTGCGTCTGCTgcaaggtgaggaggaggaggaggaggaggaggaggaggaggaggaggaggaggaggaggaggagggatagaAGTGTTTACCTCTAATCCTTTTAATCTGAACACTGGGTTCAAGTTATAATCTATATTGATTGTACTTTCAAAGTGATGTACGTCTTACTTATGAGATTTTTTGTTGTCACTCTTCAGATCTGGAACCATCCAGACGTGCTGTATGAGGCCATACAGAAGGAAAACCTGGCGAGTGACCAGGACTTGGACCTCGATGACATCGCTTCCACAGGTTCTGCCCGGTGTCCAACAGCACCCAATCAAAAGTCCAAGCCCATAGAGAACCCCAACCCCATCGGAGGACTGAGTCTCAACCAGCTGCAGGAGAAAGCCAACCAGGTCATCACTTATGAATGGGTGAGTGGTGCACACTTTAAAACTGATTGGTTCGGTTTTGCTTCCTGTGACATTAAGCAGGAACTCTTTTAAAGAGAAACACGATCTATTCAACCCAAAGTCGGCTTGTGTTGTTGTTACTTCTCTTCTAGAAGGTGAACCTCGCTCCTCATATGTTTTGTGGATGTAAAGGTGAAGTAAAAAGATGAATCAAAGTCTCTCTTCTCACATTTTTAGGCAAAGGAGATCATGTATGACTACGAGCCCGGCCTCCTGGAGAACTCTGCAAAGATGGTGCTTCTGTTCCACCTGATCGAGGAGAGCGTCAGGAACGGAGATAAGATCCTCGTCTTCAGGtagatcacacatcatgtcatccgttttcttcttctttggtttcCAGACTCATGATAAAGCAAAGTGGAGAAATCTAACTCTTAACAGTAACTTTGCGTTGTATTCACACTGCTTCAGCTTTCTGACATGTGATCAAATGTTTAATTTGTCTTCCTCCTGTAGTCAGAGTTTGTCCACACTGACAGTGATCGAGGAGTTTTTGGCTAAAAGACCGGTGCCTCCATCACCCAACATGTCCAGCAGGGACAGACCCAACCAGAACTGGGTCCGCAACCTTAACTACTACAGTAAGTGATTATTGAAAATATGATTCAACAATTTTTACCTTCAAGAAAATCTGTTGAATATCCAAAACATCTAGAAACCTGCTCTCAGGCCTACAGGCGACATGACAAGTAGACTTTAAAGAAGAGGATTCAAGCTGGAGGATTCAATTCTGAAAGTTATTTTCAGAAGAGTAGTTAAAaaaactgaatcagagaaaaacttcTTTGTgttcacaataaataaataacaagataTGTTATTGTGATATGTCAGTTTCTCTTGAGGGGTTTAAACCACAGTTATTCTTCTCCTCCCATTGGCCTACAATGagtgctgccacctgctggtggTTTTTGAGAACAGATGAAGCATTCAAAAATAATCAACAGCATTTATTAATTCTATGTTTGGGGGTTTTCAGGTGTATTTACAAAGATTTCTCATATAATTTAGATCCATAACTTTAATTAGATATCtaattaaatatacatatatatatatatatataaataaagaacaaacaaatgaattggaatgaaaaaacaatgacataaaGAAGACGTTCACAGTGATAGTGTTATATCACTCCTGATTTAACCCTTCAATGGCTCTGTTTTTTAGGACTGGATGGAAGCACGAcagcttcagagagagagaggctcatAAACCAGTTCAACGACCCAGCCAACACCTCCGCCTGGGTTTTCCTGCTGTCCACAAGgtaacacacaacaacaacaacaacaatgtgaaAGGAGTGAAACAGATGTGAAGTAATAAGGTCAGGACTTCATTTGATGACAACAAAATGACCCTGATTTCTCTGGACCTCAGGGCGGGCTGTCTTGGTGTAAACCTGATCGGTGCAAACCGTGTGGTGGTGTTCGACGCCTCCTGGAACCCGTGCCACGATGCCCAGGCCGTGTGCCGCGTCTACCGCTACGGTCAGAGGAAGCCCTGTCACATCTACCGGCTGGTGTGCGACTTCACGCTGGAGAAGAAAATCTATGACCGCCAGATTTCCAAGCAGGGCATGTCaggtgagttttaaaaaatgcactgATGAGCTTCAGGACAGAACgtttcctctttgtctctggGGCTTCTGGAAGTATTAATATATATCATCCCATCATTGCATTGGTTATTTTCTGCATCCAAGATTGGCTCCTCTTTTGGGACATTTGTTGTTCTGAGTCAAAACAGAATTAAAGgaaaagaacaataaataaaagtgttcagTCTGATCAGTCTGGACTCTTCTGTGTGAGCACCCAGCAGACCGACCCCCAAAAGTAATCTCACACCAAGGTGTTGAAACCAGAGTTCTTCTGCAGAGAGCTCTTGTGTGGCAGACTTTACTGTCTCTAGTGTGTTTTGTAATCTAAGTCTGAGGAGGCAGACACATGGAGCGCTTACACTTTAAACAGCTTTAGGAAAtgagatttttatttatatatatcatCCTAtcccttttctctccctccctctctccctccagacCGGGTGGTGGATGACTTAAACCCCGTGCTGACTTTCACCAGGAGGGAAGTGGAGTCTCTTCTTCACTTTGTAGAGGAGGAGCCCGCCCCCTCCCAGGTCCAGCTGAAGTCCCGAGATAGCATCGAGAGCGTCCTGAGGAAGGCGCTGCACAACTTTCCTCATCTGATAACAAAGGTAGATAAAGAGAAACTTTATCAGTGTCACCCCCTAGAGGACATAAAGCTGTACCTTCTACCAGCCTGTAAAGCTAGATCTTTTGAGGgttaaggtgcatttgga from Notolabrus celidotus isolate fNotCel1 chromosome 11, fNotCel1.pri, whole genome shotgun sequence harbors:
- the LOC117821375 gene encoding helicase ARIP4-like isoform X2 produces the protein MLLLDESESFADQSHSAPFSSENEAQGGDSAAWQCTPPPSTSPSGETPAHPPPSQAASRPRSRPASHSPSPPSTLTGTKKRSSKPAHMRRNIRKLLREHQLEAVTKAAQQDELERRRRLELKRKQDFPLPLLPEYTSDNVTEHVTSASASSQQQVKSVQQEVISSDCSSTASIEDDTKTDVPTSATTQHSLKTDVIDLSSGEDEAVVHISSESTNEEESEPSGAHTNDTLNQPDSEGRVLVNLNHPSTEEDIFLSSQLARSVKPHQIGGIRFLYDNLVESVERFSGSSGFGCILAHSMGLGKTLQVISFIDILFKHTKAHTVLAIVPVNTLQNWLSEFNTWIPPSEALPPDADPKLVTPRAFKVHILNDEHKNTTTRAKVVEDWARDGGVLLMGYEMYRLLSMKKSFVAGRKRKSKKAAGPVVIDLDEEDRQQELLKGIERALARPGPDVVICDEGHRIKNCHASTSQALKNIRTRRRVVLTGYPLQNNLIEYWCMVDFVRPDFLGTRQEFSNMFERPILNGQCVDSTPQDVQLMRYRSHVLHSLLEGFVQRRGHDVLRDQLPSKEEHVILVRLSPLQRALYTEFMNRFREAGNTGWLSLNPLKAFCVCCKIWNHPDVLYEAIQKENLASDQDLDLDDIASTGSARCPTAPNQKSKPIENPNPIGGLSLNQLQEKANQVITYEWAKEIMYDYEPGLLENSAKMVLLFHLIEESVRNGDKILVFSQSLSTLTVIEEFLAKRPVPPSPNMSSRDRPNQNWVRNLNYYRLDGSTTASERERLINQFNDPANTSAWVFLLSTRAGCLGVNLIGANRVVVFDASWNPCHDAQAVCRVYRYGQRKPCHIYRLVCDFTLEKKIYDRQISKQGMSDRVVDDLNPVLTFTRREVESLLHFVEEEPAPSQVQLKSRDSIESVLRKALHNFPHLITKQPFPHESLLMDRKELKLSKSEKKAAKKGYELEKRASVPYTRPSYAHYYPASDQSLTNIPAFSQRNWRPPARTEEKPGASLRPVQSTPVPMMPRQATTGSAPEDDSPGSNLGGFPLSCLQKAGVFVQKIVTTTDIVIPGTNSSTDVQARIPAGESIHIIRGTKGTYIRTSDGRIFAIRAANKAKIVEDGTSAALKDSMAQPEEMSTNGSNGCLSPDRKQQGSSPTLPRSISPDSPEIISELQRYTAGAKAEGAAEKSLTSTKLAQTNCSGGNVIQPKMDAMAAQDLRTSTKRKASTPSLEERPSKQHPTGKHSSAPPQVFPFTGGYGLPPLGLNPAMLGGSLGHPLFMGAGSPYFQPPSSQLSDPSSMYPDLFGFGAAGAVPTSSSYSSSPTTSSTTAAASSSSLSSSASIKAATSVPGALPPFMLSPSMAGMAGMLPPGFPLSYNQSLASLYTGSMLPGGLPGPAATPGPAGASFLSQFPPTTASCSSSSSPSSFSPTAQSECTRGPVLMNGRNISSPSSSDDDDDVIDVSGQ
- the LOC117821375 gene encoding helicase ARIP4-like isoform X1, yielding MSDEEEVCLTRRKESEIYYISDDDDEDDNYGDDEGEGIPDQSHSAPFSSENEAQGGDSAAWQCTPPPSTSPSGETPAHPPPSQAASRPRSRPASHSPSPPSTLTGTKKRSSKPAHMRRNIRKLLREHQLEAVTKAAQQDELERRRRLELKRKQDFPLPLLPEYTSDNVTEHVTSASASSQQQVKSVQQEVISSDCSSTASIEDDTKTDVPTSATTQHSLKTDVIDLSSGEDEAVVHISSESTNEEESEPSGAHTNDTLNQPDSEGRVLVNLNHPSTEEDIFLSSQLARSVKPHQIGGIRFLYDNLVESVERFSGSSGFGCILAHSMGLGKTLQVISFIDILFKHTKAHTVLAIVPVNTLQNWLSEFNTWIPPSEALPPDADPKLVTPRAFKVHILNDEHKNTTTRAKVVEDWARDGGVLLMGYEMYRLLSMKKSFVAGRKRKSKKAAGPVVIDLDEEDRQQELLKGIERALARPGPDVVICDEGHRIKNCHASTSQALKNIRTRRRVVLTGYPLQNNLIEYWCMVDFVRPDFLGTRQEFSNMFERPILNGQCVDSTPQDVQLMRYRSHVLHSLLEGFVQRRGHDVLRDQLPSKEEHVILVRLSPLQRALYTEFMNRFREAGNTGWLSLNPLKAFCVCCKIWNHPDVLYEAIQKENLASDQDLDLDDIASTGSARCPTAPNQKSKPIENPNPIGGLSLNQLQEKANQVITYEWAKEIMYDYEPGLLENSAKMVLLFHLIEESVRNGDKILVFSQSLSTLTVIEEFLAKRPVPPSPNMSSRDRPNQNWVRNLNYYRLDGSTTASERERLINQFNDPANTSAWVFLLSTRAGCLGVNLIGANRVVVFDASWNPCHDAQAVCRVYRYGQRKPCHIYRLVCDFTLEKKIYDRQISKQGMSDRVVDDLNPVLTFTRREVESLLHFVEEEPAPSQVQLKSRDSIESVLRKALHNFPHLITKQPFPHESLLMDRKELKLSKSEKKAAKKGYELEKRASVPYTRPSYAHYYPASDQSLTNIPAFSQRNWRPPARTEEKPGASLRPVQSTPVPMMPRQATTGSAPEDDSPGSNLGGFPLSCLQKAGVFVQKIVTTTDIVIPGTNSSTDVQARIPAGESIHIIRGTKGTYIRTSDGRIFAIRAANKAKIVEDGTSAALKDSMAQPEEMSTNGSNGCLSPDRKQQGSSPTLPRSISPDSPEIISELQRYTAGAKAEGAAEKSLTSTKLAQTNCSGGNVIQPKMDAMAAQDLRTSTKRKASTPSLEERPSKQHPTGKHSSAPPQVFPFTGGYGLPPLGLNPAMLGGSLGHPLFMGAGSPYFQPPSSQLSDPSSMYPDLFGFGAAGAVPTSSSYSSSPTTSSTTAAASSSSLSSSASIKAATSVPGALPPFMLSPSMAGMAGMLPPGFPLSYNQSLASLYTGSMLPGGLPGPAATPGPAGASFLSQFPPTTASCSSSSSPSSFSPTAQSECTRGPVLMNGRNISSPSSSDDDDDVIDVSGQ